Proteins encoded together in one Hevea brasiliensis isolate MT/VB/25A 57/8 chromosome 16, ASM3005281v1, whole genome shotgun sequence window:
- the LOC110665745 gene encoding ubiquitin-conjugating enzyme E2 22, translated as MATNENLPPNVIKQLAKELKNLDESPPEGIKVGVNDDDFSTIYADIEGPAGTPYENGLFRMKLLLSRDFPHSPPKGYFLTKIFHPNIATNGEICVNTLKKDWNPSLGLRHVLIVVRCLLIEPFPESALNEQAGKMLLENYEEYARHARLYTGIHAKPKPKFKSGAISESTTALNVDQSNSSVLNSDQNAGVSAAMALPSPLAACTTATKGGNSQDQPAVVTPVPETGVVGSVNMATPLISTQKKEVGPAKVQADKRKMDARKKSLKRL; from the exons GCAACAAATGAAAATCTTCCTCCCAATGTAATAAAGCAACTTGCGAAGGAGTTGAAGAATCTCGATGAATCTCCACCTGAGGGTATAAAAGTGGGAGTGAATGATGATGATTTTTCAACCATATATGCTGATATTGAAGGCCCAG CCGGGACCCCTTATGAGAATGGGCTTTTTCGTATGAAGCTGTTATTGTCTCGTGACTTCCCACACTCTCCTCCTAAAG GGTACTTCCTGACAAAGATTTTCCATCCAAACATTGCAACAAATGGTGAGATTTGTGTCAATACGCTAAAAAAGGACTGGAATCCAAGTCTTGGACTACGGCATGTTCTCATT GTAGTAAGGTGTTTATTGATTGAACCGTTTCCAGAATCGGCTTTAAATGAACAGGCTGGCAAAATGCTGCTTGAAAATTATGAGGAGTATGCTAGACATGCCAG GCTGTACACTGGAATTCATGCTAAACCAAAACCTAAGTTCAAGTCGGGTGCTATTTCAGAGTCAACTACGGCTCTGAATGTTGATCAAAGTAATTCCTCAGTTCTCAACAGTGACCAGAACGCAGGAGTTAGTGCTGCAATGGCATTGCCATCCCCATTGGCTGCTTGCACAACAGCCACTAAAGGAGGAAATAGTCAGGATCAGCCAGCTGTTGTAACTCCAGTGCCTGAGACAGGAGTCGTTGGCTCTGTGAACATGGCAACACCACTAATAAGTACTCAGAAGAAGGAAGTTGGACCAGCAAAAGTTCAGGCGGACAAGAGAAAAATGGATGCAAGAAAGAAGAGCTTAAAGAGATTATAA